A segment of the Corynebacterium liangguodongii genome:
ATATCGCCCTGCGCCTTGACGCTGAGGTCGAAGGCCCCGTGGGTGCCGAAGGCGGTGAGCATGTGGTCGAAAAACGGCAGCCCGGTGGCCACGTCGACGTCTCCCGTGCCGTCGAGGTCGATGGCGACCGTGATGTCGGATTCGCTTGTCTTCCGCGTCGCCTCAGCGCGCCTGTGAGCCATTGGCAATCTCCTTCGCAGCCCGCAAGAACTCGTTGTTTTCCTCGTCCAGCCCGATGGTAACGCGTAGGCGGCCGGGCACGCCGACGTCGCGAATGAGCACCCCGCGATCGAGGAACTCCTGCCACGCTGCGTGCGCGTCGCCGAAGTGGCCGAAGAAGAGGAAGTTCGATTCGCTCGGCACGACATCGTAGCCCATCCCGGCAAGCTCCGCGGCCACGCGGTCGCGCTCGCGCGCCAGCTTATCGACGCCCGCGAGCGTCACCCCCGAGTGCCTCAGCGCCACCCTCGCCGCGGCCTGGGTGAGAACGGAGAGGTGGTAGGGCAGGCGCACGAGCATGACGGCCTCGATAAACGCCGGGGCGGCGACGAAGTAGCCCAGGCGCACGCCCGCAAAGTCGAACGCCTTCGACATCGTGCGCGAGACAACGAGCGTGGCCGGGTACTTCTCCACGAGCCCCACCGCGGAGGCCGAGGGCGAGAACTCCGCATAGGCCTCGTCGACGATGACGATGCCCGGCGCGGACTGGCAGATGCGCTCGATGTCCTCCAGCGAGGTCACATCGCCCGTCGGGTTGTTCGGCGTGGTGATGAAGATAACGTCGGGGCGGTGGCGCTCGATGGCAGCGAGCGCGGCATCGACATCGATGCGGAAGTCCTCGCCGCGCGGCACGCCGATGAACTCGGTGTGGGTGCCCGCGGAGAGGATCGGGTGCATGGAATAGCTCGGGGTAAAACCCATCGCGCTGCGCCCTGGCCCGCCGAAGGCCTGGAGCAGCTGCTGGAGCACCTCGTTGGAGCCGTTGGCGGCCCAGAGGTTCTCGCGCGTCACCGCCACGCCGGTCTGCCGGGTGACGTAGGCGGCAAGGTCGTCTCGCAGCTCCACCGCGTCGCGCTCCGGGTAGCGGTTGAGGGTGGAGCCGAGCTGCGCCGCGGCGGCGAGGAAGTCGTCGATAATCTCCTGCGTCGGCGGGTAGGGGTTTTCGTTCGTGTTCAGCGCCACCGGGACCGAGAGCTGTGGCGCGCCGTAGGCGCTTTGCCCGCGCAGCTCCTCGCGCAGAGGAAGCTCATCGATGCCCGTGCGTGGGGCGACTGTGTCCTTGTGGAACTGCATGCTCATGACCCTTCGATTCCTCGTGCTTTGATCGCCTCACCGTGGGCGGGCAGCTGCTCCTCGGCGGCCAGCGCGATAATGTGCGGGCCAACCTCGCGCAGCGCGGCCTCGTCGTATTCGACGAGATTGACCGGCTTTAAAAACGTGTGGGTAGACAACCCGGCGTTAAACCGCGCCGTGCCCGAGGTGGGCAGGACGTGGTTGGAGCCCGCCGCGTAGTCGCCCAGCGGCACCGGGGAGTACGGACCGATAAAGATCGCCCCCGCGTTGGTGAGGCGCTCGGCGACCTCGCGGGCGTTTTCGGTGTGGACCTCGGTGTGCTCCGAGGCGTAGGCGTCGGTAGCGGCGATGGCGGTGACGAGGTCGTCGACAAGCACGATGCCCGACTGCCGCCCGCCGAGCGCCGAGCGCGCGCGATCGGCGTTGAGCGTGAGCCCAGCGAGCCGCTCCACCTCTGCATCGACCTTCCGGGCGAGGCTTTCCGACGCCGTGATGAGCACGCTGGCGGCGTTTTCGTCGTGCTCGGCCTGCGAGATGAGGTCGACGGCAACCAGCGTCGGGTCCGCAGAATCATCCGCGAGTACGGCGATCTCGCTCGGCCCCGCCTCGGCATCGATGCCCACCACGCCATTGACCAGGCGCTTCGCGGCGGCCACGAAGACGTTGCCCGGGCCTGTCACCATGTCAACGGGCTCGAGGCCCGCAGCGTCGTCACCGTAGGCCAAAAGCGCCACCGCCTGCGCGCCGCCCACCGCCCAGACCTCCTCGACGCCGAGCAGGGCGCACGCCGCGAGGATCGTCGGGTGC
Coding sequences within it:
- a CDS encoding histidinol-phosphate transaminase, with amino-acid sequence MQFHKDTVAPRTGIDELPLREELRGQSAYGAPQLSVPVALNTNENPYPPTQEIIDDFLAAAAQLGSTLNRYPERDAVELRDDLAAYVTRQTGVAVTRENLWAANGSNEVLQQLLQAFGGPGRSAMGFTPSYSMHPILSAGTHTEFIGVPRGEDFRIDVDAALAAIERHRPDVIFITTPNNPTGDVTSLEDIERICQSAPGIVIVDEAYAEFSPSASAVGLVEKYPATLVVSRTMSKAFDFAGVRLGYFVAAPAFIEAVMLVRLPYHLSVLTQAAARVALRHSGVTLAGVDKLARERDRVAAELAGMGYDVVPSESNFLFFGHFGDAHAAWQEFLDRGVLIRDVGVPGRLRVTIGLDEENNEFLRAAKEIANGSQAR
- the hisD gene encoding histidinol dehydrogenase translates to MLHLTDLRGRKPSTSELRRALPRGSVDVNAVLPTVAPIVEDVAARGASAALAYGERFDGVRPANVRVPREVIDEALAGLAAEVREALEVAIARIRTVHAAQKPQPRTTELAPGATVTEKFIPISRVGLYVPGGKAVYPSSVLMNVIPAQEAGTSSMVVCTPPQVEFGGWPHPTILAACALLGVEEVWAVGGAQAVALLAYGDDAAGLEPVDMVTGPGNVFVAAAKRLVNGVVGIDAEAGPSEIAVLADDSADPTLVAVDLISQAEHDENAASVLITASESLARKVDAEVERLAGLTLNADRARSALGGRQSGIVLVDDLVTAIAATDAYASEHTEVHTENAREVAERLTNAGAIFIGPYSPVPLGDYAAGSNHVLPTSGTARFNAGLSTHTFLKPVNLVEYDEAALREVGPHIIALAAEEQLPAHGEAIKARGIEGS